From Anopheles coluzzii chromosome 3, AcolN3, whole genome shotgun sequence, the proteins below share one genomic window:
- the LOC120956895 gene encoding ras-related and estrogen-regulated growth inhibitor-like protein produces MKTEEKTNVPRVRIAVLGNVNVGKSALTVRYLTRRFIGEYSSNTDLLYKQTVTLDSGVLDVEIVDISAENDNGFPVEQIQWADACLIVYSITDRASYEYAQRSLAELRQLQNAPSAYLVGNKADLDHLREVQETEGASLAASHAIGFCEVSVADNTPALYKAFERLLVESRARPVKPRKFSVSKMFGTLIGNNGTRQPPVSQGTVVPCHKGELHKSRVMKRRQAFTATASL; encoded by the exons ATGAAGACGGAGGAGAAAACAAATGTACCCCGGGTACGGATAGCGGTGCTCGGAAATGTCAATGTCGGAAAATCTG CCCTCACCGTACGCTACCTGACCCGACGGTTCATCGGCGAGTACAGCTCCAACACGGACCTGCTCTACAAGCAAACCGTCACGCTCGACAGCGGCGTGCTGGATGTGGAGATAGTGGACATCTCGGCGGAGAACGACAACGGCTTCCCGGTGGAGCAGATCCAGTGGGCCGACGCCTGCCTGATCGTGTACAGCATCACCGACCGGGCCAGCTACGAGTACGCCCAGCGGTCACTGGCCGAGCTGCGGCAGCTGCAGAACGCACCGTCCGCCTACCTGGTCGGCAACAAGGCCGATCTGGATCACCTGCGTGAG GTTCAGGAAACGGAAGGCGCATCGCTGGCCGCGTCGCACGCGATCGGTTTCTGCGAGGTGTCGGTGGCGGACAACACGCCCGCCCTCTACAAAGCGTTCGAACGGTTGCTGGTGGAATCACGGGCCCGCCCGGTCAAGCCGCGCAAGTTCTCCGTCAGCAAAATGTTTG GAACGCTGATCGGTAACAACGGCACACGGCAACCGCCAGTCAGCCAGGGTACGGTCGTGCCGTGCCACAAAGGCGAGCTGCACAAGTCGCGCGTGATGAAGCGACGCCAGGCCTTCACAGCGACTGCCTCCCTATGA